In the Sedimentisphaera cyanobacteriorum genome, TCGTGGTATGAGAGCCTTCTGGGCTTTTCTGAGGACTTTTTCTGCTGTTTTGCAGGCTTTTTTTCGGGCCGTACTGCCTTGGCTGCATTAAGCTTTTCTCGGATATAATCGTCATATCCGCCTACATACTCGCGTACCTTCCCGCCGCCTTCGAATACGAGCGTGCTTGTAACCACGTTATTCAGGAATGCCCTGTCGTGGCTTACGATAAAGATTGTGCCCTGATATTGAGCGAGCTGTTCTTCGAGCAGTTCGATTGTTTCGATATCAAGATTATTCGTTGGCTCATCAAGCACGAGGATGTTGGAGGGCTTTGCAAAGAGCTTCGCAAGAAGAAGCCGCGTTCTCTCGCCGCCGGAAAGGGCGGAGACGAGGCTCTTTGCCCTGTACGAAGGAAAGAGAAAATCCTTGAGATAGCCCACGGCGTTTCGGGATGTCCCGCCGAAATTTATGTTCATAAAGCCGTCTGCCACGTTCTCAACGAGCGTTTTGTCGTAGTCGAGTTTGTTATGGAGCTGGTCGAAATATGCAACTTTCTGATTCGTGCCTCTTCGCACTCTCCCGCTGGAAGGTTCAAGCTCGCCGAGAATGAGCTTGAGCAGCGTTGATTTGCCAACGCCGTTCTCGCCGGCGATTCCTATTCGGTCGCCTCGGAAAAATTTGGCGGTAAAGTCTGTAACGATGTTTGTTTTCCCGTCGTAACTGAATGAAACGTTTTTCAAATCCGAAACGAGCATACCGCTTGCCTCGGCCTGCTGGAGATTGAGCTTTGCGCTGCCTTCCGGGCTGGTTCGCTCCCGCCTCATCTCACGCATCTTCTGAAGCTCTCGCACGCGGCCTTCATTGCGTGTACGCCGTCCCTGTATGCCTCTGCGTATCCAAACCTCTTCTTCAGCGAGCTTCTTATCAAACTGCTTTTGATGCGCCTGCTCGGCATCAAGGAGCTGTCTTTTCCGTGCGAGGTATTCATCGTAGCTGCATTCAAAGCTTCGCAGGAAGCCTCTGTCCAGTTCGAAGATTCTCGTTGCGAGCTTTCGGAGAAATGCGCGGTCGTGCGTGATGAAAAGCAGCGTTGCCTGAGAACTTAGCAGAAGCTCTTCAACTTTTCTGATTGAATCTATGTCAAGGTGGTTGGTGGGCTCATCAAGCAGGATCAGATCTGGGCTTCCGGCCAGAACCCTTGCGAGAAGTACTTTTCGCTTCATACCTGCCGAAAGGCTGTAAAAACTGCTCTGCAAAGGCAGCTCAAGCTTTGAGGCAGCCGCCTCAGCCTGAGTTTGAATTTTCCACCCGCCTGCTGAATCAATCTCTTCAGTAAGGCTGTGGAGGGTTTGAGTTTCCTCTTCAGTATGCTCGTGAGAAGCGGAAAGGCGGAGGAATTCAGAAAGCTTCTCCCCTGCGGGGCCTGCGCCTTTCAGTATTACATCAAATATGCTCCCCTCGAGGCTTGCTGGAACTTCCTGCTCAAGCGAGGAGATTTTCAAGCCCTTCTGGAAGTTTAATTCCCCGCCGAGGGGTTCAAGCCTGCCTCTGAGAACATTGAGAAACGTAGTTTTCCCGCAGCCGTTTCTGCCCATGAGAGCGAGCCTTTCGCCCTTCTCAACTGCAAAACCGGCCTTATTAACAAGCAGTGGCCCGCCGTAGCCGGCGTCCAGATCTTTGGCTACTATTATTGACATAATTTAAAATAAAGAAAAAACTGCCCCGGATGTACTGAAGGAGCTTCAGTAAAAACGGCAGGCAGCTTTTATGTTTTTCAGTAAAACTCAGGTAGGAGAGACAATCATTATCATTCTTCTGCCCTGCATATTCGGGGCTCTGTCCACCTTAGCCACATCTTTGAGCATCTCGGCAATCGAATCCATCAGCTCTTTGCCCTGATCGGTATGCGCCATCTCTCTGCCTCGGAAACGCAGAGTAAACTGCACTTTATCGCCCTTATCGAGGAACTTTCGTGCGTGATTAACCTTAACATCCCTGTCGTTATCGCCGATCTCGGGCCTGAGCCTGATTTCCTTCAGGCTAACCACATGCTGCTTCTTGCGAGACTGCTTCTGCTTTCGCTTCTGCTCGTAGAGCCATTTGCCGTGATCCATAATCCTGCACACGGGCGGCTCAGAATTAGAAGCCACTTCAACCAGATCAAGCCCGACTTCAAACGCCATATCAAGGGCCTGCTCTGTTTTTACAACACCTACCTGATTGTTCTCGTGGTCAATGAGGCGAACTTCAGGAGTTCCTTTTTTGATCCTCTCATTAACCCGGGTACTGTTAGTCTTGCTGATAGTATATACCTCGTTAATTTAACATTGAAAAATTACTGTTTATTCCTGCATCGATTCTGATTACAGGCTTATTTCAAGCTCTGCTTCTCGCGATTTTGCCTTCTCTGCCATTTCCGCAATAACTTTATCACAGTCTGCTTCGAGCGTTTCTTTTACAGACCTTGTCCTCAGGTTCACAGCTTTCTGCTCCTGTTCCTTCGGGCCTGCAATCATCATATACGGGAGCTTATCGGTGTGTGCTTTTGCGATTTTTGCTCCGATTTTATCATCGGAAAGGTCTGTACCTGCCCTGATGCCGGCATGCTTGAGCTTCTTTGCTACAGACTGAGCATAGTCGTTTGTTTTCTCGCTTATAGACAGCACGCGCACCTGCTCGGGAGAGAGCCAGAGAGGCATTGAACCTGCATAATGCTCGATAAGTATGCCCATAAATCGTTCGAAAGAGCCCAGAACAGCCCTGTGCAGCATTACCGGCGGTTTCTCCGTATTGTCCGGTGCGGTATAAACAAGGTTAAACCGCTCGGGCATTGAGAAATCCAGCTGTATTGTACCGAGCTGCCAGCTGCGTCCGATTGCATCTTCCACATGGAAATCAATCTTAGGCCCGTAGAAAGCGCCGTCGCCTTCGTTTATTACAAAATCTATATCCTTGCTTTCCAGAGCGCCTCTCAGGGCACTTGTTGCCTTATCCCAGATCTCATCGGAGCCGATGTGTTTCTCCGGCTTGGTTGAGAGCTCAATATGGAAATCTGAGAAGCCGAAGGTGGAGTACATCTCGAAGACAAGATCAATAACCCCCACCACCTCGCTCTGAATCTGCTCCGGAGTGCAGTATATGTGCGCATCATCCTGAGTAAACTGGCGTACACGGACGAGCCCGTGAAGCGAGCCGCTCGGTTCGTATCTGTGCACGAGGCCGAGCTCGGCATATCTGAGCGGGAATTCTTTGTATGAGTGTTTGGCCGAATTGTACACGAGGCATCCGCCCGGACAGTTCATCGGCTTAATTGCATAATTCGTTTCCTCCACTGATGTGAAGTACATATTCTCCTGATAATTGTCCCAGTGGCCTGATCTGTGCCAGAGCTGTTCGTTGAGCATTATCGGGGTTTTGATTTCTTCGTAGCCGTATTTATCGTGCACCTCTCTCCAGAAGCTCACGATGCTGTTCCAGATTCGCATCCCCTTCGGGTGCAGAAACGCAAAGCCCGGGCCTTCTTCATGGAAGCTGAAAAGACCAAGCTGCTTACCGAGAACTCTGTGGTCTCGTTTTTTGGCTTCTTCGATCCTGTGGAGGTATTTCTTGAGCTCCTTTTTGTCCCGCCAGCAGGTGCCGTACACCCTCTGGAGCATCTTTTCCGAGGCGTCGCCGCGGTAGTATGCACCGGCTACGCTCATCACCTTGAACGCCCCGATTTTAGATGTGCTGGGTACATGCGGACCTCGGCAGAGGTCTCTGAAGCCCTCTCCCTGATAGTAGAAGCTGATTACATCGCTTCCCGCACGCTCGATATTGTCTGTTTTGTAGCGGTCTGCGGAAACTTCCCTGAGCCCTTCTTCTTTTGTCATTTCAATGCGCTTGAAGGGTTTGTCCGCCTTAACAATCTCGGCCATCTTATTCTCGATAGCCTCAAAGTCTTCTGTGCTTATCGGTTTGTCAAGGTCTATATCGTAGTAGAAGCCGTCTTTAACGACCGGCCCGTAAACTAGCTTCGCCTCAGGCCAAAGAGAAAGGATTGCCTCGGCCATCACATGCGCGCAGCTGTGCCGCATTATCTCAAGCCCCTCTTCATCCCGGCTGGTAATAATCTTCAGCTCAGCATCTTTGTTTATTTGCGAGCTCAGGTCGAGCTTCTCGCCGTCCACCTCTGCTGCAACAGCCGCTTTGGCCAACCCTGAGCCTATCTTTTCCACTATCTCGTATATCGTGGAGCCTGATTCAGCCTCTATAAGCTTCCCGTCAGGCAGTTTTATGTTAATCATCTGTTATTTCCAATGCAGTTCTATCAGAACAAAATTTAACGATTTACAATGATAATCTCGTAATATCAAAAGTCAAGAATCACAGACAAAATCAGGGGGTACTTATTGCTTTAAAAGGCATTTAAATATAGTAAAACAAGATTTTTAGACTTTATGGCTTTATACTACTTTTTGCAAATATATACTGGCTGGCTTGGAAGATTACACTTTTTTATAAGTTTTTGAGACACAAAATCTGCAGGATAGTATTTTTCGAAATTAAAGCCAGAAATTTCAAGTTTGTCTTCAAAATCGATACCATAAACTCTCATGTGATCCACATTTCCAAATCTTCGAATTCTTTCCTGCGGGTCATCAAGCTCTAAATCTGCATCTGTTACTTCTAAATTCTCATTGATTGGTATTGACAGCAGCATCCAGCCACCCGGTTTTAATACTCTATAGAATTCAGTAAGGGCTTTTTTATCATCCGGAACGTGTTCTAAAACGTGGCTTGAGTAAATAACATCAAAACTTTCGTCAGGATAGTTTATATCAGTTATATCTATCTTCTCCATAGCCTCAGGACTGTTTAAATCTGCACTAAGGTAATCAATATGGGATAAATTAGAAAAAATTTCAGTAAAACATTTTTCTGGAGCAATATGAAGCATTTTTTTCTGCTTTTGAGAATTCAGCAAATCGGTTTTTTCTTTCATAAGAAACCAGAAAAAACGATGCCTTTCAAAAGAGCTGCATACCGGGCAAATAACCCCCTCTCTATTTTTTTCTCTGAAGAAGAATATGGCATAAATCTTTTCAAATGAGATCTGCATATCGGACAGTAACAACTAAAACCGAAATTCAAAACCTTTTTTTTGAGCCTATCTGCCGGCTTCCTTAAGGGTTTAGGTATGAGGTAATACAATTTGGACATTATTCTTTCTGCCTTTCTTTATTTTATCTCCACTTCCACCATCCGTTAGGACTTGAACCATATTCCAGCCTTGCCTTTAATTTTTCAGCATCAACGGCTTTAACATGTCCATCAATAAATGCCTGATTACTCAGCTCTGGAACGCCTCCCCATAAATGAGAGTTAAATGTAGAAAAATTGTAACTTTTATCCTTTCCGATATTTCCATAAGGGGAATATTTCATTCGGCAGCTGATTTGATCAGTTATTACAGGATTAGTTTTGCCCCTCTTATCATAAGTTTTACAAGGACCTCTGCAATCATTTTCATCAACCACAGTAAAAACCGACTCACTTTCACGAGGCGGCAAATCGCTATTGTAAACTTCTATATGTCTCGGCACCCAGTAATACTACCCTACAACAATAGCTTCGCCTTCGCCCCTTTCTCGATTCATAGATTTATAAACTCTGCGCTGTGTTGTAGAAGGGCAATACAACTCTTCATGCTCCAAACAATAATTGTCTTCCAGGTAATACACCATATCTTCTGACCAGTCATGCAGGATTGGGCCGTTAGGAGCTGAAAAACAAGGCAAATAAGAATCATTATTGTTTGCGTATGTAGAACATATTACAACAAAATTGTGAAGATAATTTTTACAGACAGTTCGTTTTGCCAATTCCCTTGCACGACCTAAAACTGGGATTAATACTGAAATTAATAGAGCCAATATTGCTATCACAACCAACAGCTCAATTAATGAAAAGCCTCTTATTTTATATCTGCTTTTCATAGAACAAGTTTTTCTCCGAATTCTCAAAACTATATTTATTAGCTAACAGCTTTAACTTTACTTTTTTACTGAAAATATTCAATGAATTTAGTATAATATAATGAAGCTCAATAATATAGCGTAGGTTTATCTCTACAAGAATTAAAAACTTAAATGGGTTAGGCTTTAGTCGAAATCTACCGTTAAATTGCTCTTAAACTGCGTCTTCCTCGGGCATCATAACAAATTTGCTCAGCTTCACCCCCTTCAGTGCAGCGAGCTGTTCAGACAGGAGCTTTATATTTTCTGCTTTTCCCTTGGTTATAATAACCTCCATACAGCTTAAATGGCTAAGGTGCACGTGGGTTGAAGCGATTACCTCCATTATATGCTGGTGCTGGAGGTCGGTGAGTTTCT is a window encoding:
- a CDS encoding class I SAM-dependent methyltransferase; protein product: MKEKTDLLNSQKQKKMLHIAPEKCFTEIFSNLSHIDYLSADLNSPEAMEKIDITDINYPDESFDVIYSSHVLEHVPDDKKALTEFYRVLKPGGWMLLSIPINENLEVTDADLELDDPQERIRRFGNVDHMRVYGIDFEDKLEISGFNFEKYYPADFVSQKLIKKCNLPSQPVYICKK
- a CDS encoding type II secretion system protein; the protein is MKSRYKIRGFSLIELLVVIAILALLISVLIPVLGRARELAKRTVCKNYLHNFVVICSTYANNNDSYLPCFSAPNGPILHDWSEDMVYYLEDNYCLEHEELYCPSTTQRRVYKSMNRERGEGEAIVVG
- the thrS gene encoding threonine--tRNA ligase, with amino-acid sequence MINIKLPDGKLIEAESGSTIYEIVEKIGSGLAKAAVAAEVDGEKLDLSSQINKDAELKIITSRDEEGLEIMRHSCAHVMAEAILSLWPEAKLVYGPVVKDGFYYDIDLDKPISTEDFEAIENKMAEIVKADKPFKRIEMTKEEGLREVSADRYKTDNIERAGSDVISFYYQGEGFRDLCRGPHVPSTSKIGAFKVMSVAGAYYRGDASEKMLQRVYGTCWRDKKELKKYLHRIEEAKKRDHRVLGKQLGLFSFHEEGPGFAFLHPKGMRIWNSIVSFWREVHDKYGYEEIKTPIMLNEQLWHRSGHWDNYQENMYFTSVEETNYAIKPMNCPGGCLVYNSAKHSYKEFPLRYAELGLVHRYEPSGSLHGLVRVRQFTQDDAHIYCTPEQIQSEVVGVIDLVFEMYSTFGFSDFHIELSTKPEKHIGSDEIWDKATSALRGALESKDIDFVINEGDGAFYGPKIDFHVEDAIGRSWQLGTIQLDFSMPERFNLVYTAPDNTEKPPVMLHRAVLGSFERFMGILIEHYAGSMPLWLSPEQVRVLSISEKTNDYAQSVAKKLKHAGIRAGTDLSDDKIGAKIAKAHTDKLPYMMIAGPKEQEQKAVNLRTRSVKETLEADCDKVIAEMAEKAKSREAELEISL
- the infC gene encoding translation initiation factor IF-3, producing MNEVYTISKTNSTRVNERIKKGTPEVRLIDHENNQVGVVKTEQALDMAFEVGLDLVEVASNSEPPVCRIMDHGKWLYEQKRKQKQSRKKQHVVSLKEIRLRPEIGDNDRDVKVNHARKFLDKGDKVQFTLRFRGREMAHTDQGKELMDSIAEMLKDVAKVDRAPNMQGRRMIMIVSPT
- a CDS encoding ATP-binding cassette domain-containing protein translates to MLDEPTNNLDIETIELLEEQLAQYQGTIFIVSHDRAFLNNVVTSTLVFEGGGKVREYVGGYDDYIREKLNAAKAVRPEKKPAKQQKKSSEKPRRLSYHEKKELEKLPEQIETLEEKLSGLHSDLADPDFYKSTPEQIAKSNTRLKDLEKQLEEKYDRWQTLEQIKEGKV